One genomic region from Branchiostoma lanceolatum isolate klBraLanc5 chromosome 7, klBraLanc5.hap2, whole genome shotgun sequence encodes:
- the LOC136438347 gene encoding DNA repair-scaffolding protein-like, translating into MYKKRKNPSSNKLKEFPSFDSFHEETVTHDQHRQGFRSAASTSTKRLHNEWSKAGEGFAGFSVDPEPHDRAHSRKRPRIGSQEHPGACSQERTPNTLEDIPIEWSESEDEAEQADSLSDIIPLSPVQSTSQEGDNIISSSDQSDAVLPAQPQISQSESSTISHHSQSQPTPPIIDQSGSTSPSIIASPSNPKSIGRHTIPRVLGHSRAKRFSHIRTPQSCAKVQSSVIQKLLLQKTEIHVTAEDAEISDYESASSDEADGGKAASPLEVATGSSVSISTPDLSPANPIPATKGTPKTGSDWLKKVQWQVSSPKDGDNEEEPRGPLDSTRKGKKFVRGGLAEQLQRLQSRERASITFWNHKVANSTFDPSDQKTCLLVKVLSSCVECSVHITKCRTLSGHILLDDPESPYVSVLFNKQTAQQLGLQPGNTVAIYPPWQKLSIPGHDHPFLLCTYYCQTVAESTTDSQENLEVEQSEIRGPAPSLVTNLSPQKVQSKHSMLTSTRKSLRPSNLFPGTSTEEEAGTATNEDSTAGNNRLYSVRTGQERHPAVRSFLEAIEGLAGRASAGLHVVATVQRVWCQRHQATLGQQALLLRTAKSQTSVAEPTPELRWHLLLEDGHGVFCELQVPTVLLQEEGWAACLHGGEGKEWVFSGLRVTQRANRSRMPTLFSLIDSVWSDSTARESWASQQDSEQSEASVGIPTCLPPSFCYLVSARPGESRVEPFRDNLSGSLREKSKDSSSVSAVYKSTQVVTLAASEETAADSARISLYVKLRFWRSQPSDDTNATIETGHVLFVWDGSKTDSSQQYSKINVRQSCVIPELALNLIKQPGVNLFLKDILWERGRVLTADVCSVVHQACPEGVGTEWWQQVTPPHVWNSLSTAATPGLQVITSTTNLHSLVHVQGDIL; encoded by the exons atgtataagaaGAGAAAG AATCCATCATCGAACAAGCTGAAGGAATTCCCATCATTTGATTCTTTCCACGAGGAGACAGTGACCCACGACCAGCACAGACAAGGTTTCAGATCAGCTGCTTCTACAAGTACTAAGAG GCTTCACAATGAGTGGTCCAAAGCTGGAGAGGGATTTGCGGGTTTCAGTGTTGATCCCGAACCACACGACAGAGCCCATAGCAGGAAACGGCCGAGAATAGGATCTCAGGAGCATCCAGGAGCCTGTAGTCAAG AAAGGACTCCAAATACCTTGGAGGATATTCCCATTGAGTGGAGCGAAAGTGAGGATGAGGCAGAGCAAGCTGACAGCTTATCAGACATCATCCCGCTGTCTCCTGTCCAATCAACATCACAGGAAGGAGACAACATTATCAGCAGTTCCGACCAATCAGATGCAGTCCTACCAGCACAGCCACAGATCAGCCAATCGGAGTCCAGCACCATATCACATCACAGCCAATCACAACCCACACCTCCtataattgaccaatcaggaagTACATCACCAAGTATTATTGCGAGTCCGAGCAACCCAAAAAGTATTGGAAGACATACCATTCCTAGAGTGCTGGGACATTCAAGAGCCAAGAGGTTTTCACATATCAGAACTCCACAATCTTGTGCAAAGGTTCAGAGTTCTGTGATACAGAAGCTGTTATTACAGAAAacggaaatacatgtaacagcagAG GATGCAGAGATCTCTGACTATGAGTCTGCAAGTTCTGATGAGGCAGATGGAGGCAAGGCGGCATCACCCTTAGAG GTAGCAACAGGTTCCTCTGTGTCCATTTCAACCCCTGACCTATCTCCAGCCAATCCCATTCCTGCTACTAAAGGCACACCAAAGACaggttctgattggctgaagaaGGTCCAATGGCAAGTAAGTTCACCCAAAGATGGAGACAATGAGGAGGAGCCCAGAGGTCCTTTAGACTCAACCAGGAAGGGCAAGAAGTTTGTCAG GGGAGGGTTAGCAGAGCAGTTGCAGAGACTACAGTCCCGAGAACGTGCCTCCATCACCTTCTGGAACCACAAGGTAGCCAACTCTACATTTGACCCCTCAG ACCAAAAGACCTGCCTGCTGGTGAAGGTGCTGAGCTCGTGTGTGGAGTGCAGTGTGCACATCACCAAGTGTAGAACCCTGTCTGGTCACATCCTTCTGGACGACCCAGAGTCTCCGTACGTGAGTGTCCTGTTCAACAAACAGACAGCTCAACAACTCGGACTGCAGCCGGGAAACACAGTGGCTATATATCCACCCTG GCAGAAGCTGAGTATCCCTGGGCATGACCACCCATTTCTGCTGTGTACATACTACTGTCAGACTGTCGCAGAAAGCACCACAGACAGTCAGGAGAACCTGGAAGTTGAACAGAGTGAGATTAGAG GCCCAGCCCCCAGTCTGGTCACCAACCTGTCACCACAGAAAGTCCAGTCTAAACACTCCATGCTGACTTCAACCAGGAAGTCTCTCAGGCCTTCCAATCTCTTCCCAGGCACCTCTACAGAGGAAGAGGCCGGTACAGCAACTAATGAGGACAGCACTGCAGGAAACAACAGGCTATACTCTGTAAGAACTGGTCAGGAGAGGCATCCAGCAGTCAGATCCTTCCTTGAG GCAATTGAAGGATTGGCAGGTAGGGCATCAGCAGGCTTACATGTGGTGGCCACTGTACAGAGAGTATGGTGCCAGAGGCATCAAGCTACCCTCGGACAACAGGCACTGCTACTCAGGACAGCCAAGTCACAGACATCAGTGGCAGAGCCCACACCTGAgctcag GTGGCACCTGCTGTTAGAAGATGGACATGGGGTATTCTGTGAGCTGCAGGTGCCGACTGTTCTACTGCAGGAGGAGGGGTGGGCAGCATGTTTACATGGAGGGGAGGGGAAGGAATGGGTGTTCTCTGGGCTCCGAGTTACTCAACGTGCCAACAGGAGTCG AATGCCTACATTGTTCAGTCTGATTGACTCAGTGTGGTCAGACAGCACAGCCAGGGAATCGTGGGCCTCTCAACAGGACAGTGAACAGTCAGAG GCATCTGTGGGCATCCCAACTTGCCTACCCCCAAGTTTCTGTTACCTGGTGTCAGCCAGGCCAGGGGAGAGCAGAGTGGAGCCCTTTAGAGACAACCTCTCCGGGAGTTTAAGGGAGAAATCTAAAGACAGTTCTTCTGTCTCTGCTGTATACAAATCTACACAGGTCGTAACACTTGCAGCCAGTGAGGAG ACTGCTGCAGACTCTGCAAGGATCAGCCTCTATGTCAAACTGAGATTTTGGAGATCAcag CCATCTGATGACACCAATGCCACAATTGAGACAGGACATGTTCTCTTTGTTTGGGATGGCTCAAAAACGGACTCCTCACAACAATATTCCAAAATAAATGTACGGCAGTCGTGTGTCATCCCAGAACTAGCCTTGAACCTGATTAAGCAGCCTGGTGTCAACTTGTTTTTAAAGGATATACTTTGGGAGAGAG GTCGAGTGTTAACTGCAGATGTCTGTAGTGTTGTACACCAAGCCTGTCCAGAGGGTGTTGGTACAGAGTGGTGGCAGCAGGTCACCCCTCCACATGTGTGGAACAGTCTGTCTACAGCTGCCACTCCAGGTCTGCAAGTCATCACCTCCACTACCAACCTCCACAGTCTGGTACATGTTCAAGGTGATATACTGTGA
- the LOC136438962 gene encoding DNA repair-scaffolding protein-like, translating into MLLLLHCPGQILSVDEDTAFSWPECDSCGNNKLIEQGSSLQCPTCDKTVTEPLTRMSLEVYVDCPSLEKSGIVKIKLLQDSIQQLLSNQQADDEGYELQAVLGQELGSVSGFLASISRDPAGESVLMVEEIPQLQDGKTATES; encoded by the exons ATGCTGTTGCTGCTGCACTGTCCAGGTCAGATACTGAGCGTGGATGAAGACACAGCCTTCTCCTGGCCAGAGTGTGACTCCTGTGGGAACAACAAACTCATAGAACAAGGAAG CTCACTCCAGTGTCCAACTTGTGACAAGACTGTGACTGAACCACTGACCAGAATGAGCCTGGAGGTGTATGTGGACTGTCCATCTCTTGAAAAGTCTGGCATTGTCAAAATTAAG CTGTTACAGGACAGCATTCAGCAGCTACTGTCAAATCAACAGGCCGATGATGAG GGTTATGAGTTACAGGCAGTGTTGGGGCAGGAACTGGGATCTGTGAGTGGGTTCCTGGCATCTATCAGCAGGGACCCTGCAGGGGAGAGTGTCCTCATGGTAGAGGAAATACCACAGCTTCAGGATGGAAAAACGGCCACTGAATCATGA
- the LOC136438961 gene encoding leucine-rich repeat and immunoglobulin-like domain-containing nogo receptor-interacting protein 2, with the protein MFIKMATSHLITLVSVVLATLLMSAGASCPEGCRCISGGVYCTEGNMRPLPKSFPISTESLYLFRYNLSSILKDQFTNLPLLESLNLRGNHISNLAAQAYAGLPILQELILSDNELVVIPRKSLVGLRNLERLLLSNNSIIALNGQAFRDLSNLRVLKLDRNEIVFIFGSAMKGLESLEILDLSSNQLEIVPAECLQSLKQLRELNLQNNKILALNDDGFSGLIKLDRLYLDSNRIGYVSSKAFRNLDSLRELTLKNNLITVVPGQAIGLAKTIEILRLAGNPLNMSDLSSLRAAPTILELDLANIGRLSKRALLPLENLTNLNISNCSLARVPILRHLVTMQVLDLSWNNITSLPPEAFSTMTDLTHLRLSNINLSSIEPNAFAGLSSLEHLSLENNQLKTLPRDLFMPLRSLELLDLYNNPWSCDCRLHWLIRWAQFKNFFFSTVLYMKCSTPASFKRTELSLAEVPIKNLSCIPPRIVSSSKDLYLSEGDPAFFNCDVAGFPLPDVEWLGPGGKPIKYTGDGRRFPSKEGTLEIFNVSRKDAGQYVCWAGNGGGNATRAFNLTVTVSTNPHSSTMSNTASTSSGSTRGTTSTAEGATQGFGILGNRVSMAILIGTNAAAFLAGMLLVTLIVLIYLFWCKKKTKKKPVETAVDKPNRSSRPNDYQPDASTQTTRVQEVRPLGQQPEQRPLPAQPSEPKCPERVYEAIPEIDLDSDGSQYHTPLKHPSEYQPEVVAIKPYSKNDRPEQALSPGATESGTPGNRKSSTFPDLQDIHSPQAAATPTPSEGPAKSVSFSTKPESGGLFSDAKPLPDVTADTPTPARGSHPYLKKSTSRPLCVEQSKVPHVGSSSVPNIHSGKQLVAFLDGSTPGSLSSTKDGSHRNNHNNKSAPGIYQPLITQNSDVGPATNGTVRPANQDSTPTSNPYRPTEQASTRDQLNETYHPPPEPVPNTENDNSEDYSMDNIREPKYYELEGPDSPYDFEEGGTEGKGKGKEVYLESNPPALEQVGSTVV; encoded by the exons ATGTTCATCAAAATGGCCACCTCACACTTGATAACCCTGGTCTCTGTAGTCCTGGCAACCTTACTGATGAGTGCAGGTGCGTCCTGTCCTGAGGGGTGCCGCTGCATCTCAGGAGGGGTGTACTGCACCGAGGGGAACATGCGCCCACTGCCCAAGAGTTTCCCCATCAGCACAGAGTCCCTGTATCTCTTCAGATACAACCTCTCCAGCATCCTGAAGGACCAGTTTACCAACTTGCCGCTCCTGGAAAGCCTGAACCTGCGAGGAAACCACATCTCCAACCTCGCGGCTCAGGCTTACGCCGGCTTGCCCATCCTACAGGAGCTGATTCTATCGGACAACGAACTCGTTGTCATCCCTCGGAAATCCCTCGTGGGACTACGGAACTTGGAGAGGCTGTTGCTTAGCAACAACTCTATCATTGCCTTGAACGGACAGGCATTCCGCGATCTCTCCAACCTGAGAGTCTTAAAACTTGACAGGAACGAAATAGTCTTCATCTTTGGCAGCGCCATGAAAGGCCTGGAAAGTTTGGAGATACTCGATCTCTCGAGCAACCAGCTTGAAATTGTACCAGCTGAATGCCTCCAGAGCCTGAAGCAACTACGTGAGCTAAACCTACAGAATAACAAGATTCTGGCACTGAACGACGACGGATTCAGCGGTTTGATCAAACTAGACCGCCTGTACCTCGACAGTAACCGTATTGGATATGTCTCATCAAAGGCCTTTCGTAACCTGGACTCCCTCCGCGAACTGACGTTGAAAAATAACCTCATCACGGTGGTTCCAGGACAGGCCATTGGACTGGCAAAGACAATAGAGATTTTGCGTCTCGCTGGAAACCCCCTCAACATGTCAGACCTGAGCTCCCTGAGAGCTGCACCTACCATCCTGGAACTGGACCTGGCTAACATTGGACGCCTATCAAAGCGTGCACTCCTGCCTCTGGAGAACCTAACTAACCTAAATATCag TAACTGCTCGCTGGCGCGTGTGCCCATCTTGCGGCACCTGGTGACCATGCAGGTGCTGGACCTGTCCTGGAACAACATCACCAGCCTGCCACCTGAAGCCTTCAGCACCATGACGGACCTGACACACCTGCGTCTCAGCAACATCAACCTCAGCTCGATAGAACCCAACGCATTCGCAG GATTGTCATCACTAGAACACTTGTCCCTTGAGAACAACCAGCTGAAGACCTTACCCCGGGACCTCTTCATGCCTCTGAGGAGCCTGGAACTGCTGGACCTCTACAACAACCCCTGGTCATGTGACTGTCGACTACATTGGCTAATACGG TGGGCTCAGTTCAAGaacttcttcttctccactgTGCTGTACATGAAGTGCTCCACCCCGGCAAGTTTCAAGCGGACAGAGTTGTCACTCGCCGAAGTTCCCATCAAGAATCTGTCCTGCATCCCTCCGAGGATAGTGAGCTCTTCCAAGGACCTCTACCTTAGCGAGGGAGATCCAGCCTTTTTTAACTGTGACGTGGCGGGGTTCCCTCTCCCGGATGTGGAATGGTTGGGTCCGGGAGGAAAGCCAATTAAATACACTGGGGATGGAAGGCGCTTCCCCTCAAAAGAAGGAACTCTGGAGATATTCAACGTGTCAAGGAAAGATGCTGGCCAATACGTTTGCTGGGCGGGAAATGGCGGTGGGAACGCCACCCGAGCTTTCAACCTCACAGTCACTGTGTCCACAAACCCTCACTCATCTACCATGAGCAACACTGCATCAACATCTTCCGGTTCAACGAGGGGGACCACCTCAACCGCAGAGGGCGCCACGCAGGGCTTCGGGATCCTGGGAAACCGTGTCTCCATGGCCATTCTGATCGGCACCAACGCCGCCGCCTTCCTCGCGGGAATGCTTCTCGTCACCCTGATCGTGCTGATCTACCTGTTCTGGTGcaagaagaagacgaagaagaagcCGGTAGAGACGGCTGTGGACAAGCCCAACAGGAGTAGTCGTCCCAACGACTACCAGCCGGACGCCAGTACCCAGACCACGCGGGTCCAGGAGGTGCGGCCACTCGGACAGCAGCCTGAGCAGCGCCCCCTGCCTGCGCAGCCCTCCGAGCCAAAGTGTCCAGAACGCGTGTACGAAGCCATCCCTGAGATCGACCTGGACTCAGATGGCTCACAGTATCACACTCCTCTGAAGCATCCGTCGGAATATCAGCCAGAGGTGGTCGCCATCAAGCCCTATAGCAAGAACGACAGGCCTGAGCAGGCCCTGAGTCCTGGTGCAACGGAGTCCGGGACTCCCGGCAACAGAAAATCCAGCACCTTTCCTGACCTCCAAGACATCCACTCACCCCAAGCAGCAGCCACCCCGACTCCCTCAGAGGGCCCAGCTAAGTCCGTCTCCTTCAGCACTAAACCTGAGAGCGGAGGCCTGTTCTCTGATGCCAAGCCTCTGCCGGACGTCACGGCAGACACTCCCACACCTGCACGGGGTAGTCACCCTTACCTGAAGAAGTCCACCAGCCGCCCGTTATGTGTGGAGCAGTCCAAGGTGCCGCACGTCGGGTCCAGCTCGGTTCCAAACATCCACAGCGGGAAGCAGCTGGTGGCATTCCTGGATGGGTCCACGCCCGGATCGCtgtccagcaccaaggacggcaGCCACCGTAACAACCACAACAACAAGTCTGCTCCGGGCATATACCAGCCACTCATCACCCAGAACTCTGACGTGGGACCTGCTACAAATGGCACGGTCCGACCAGCGAACCAAGATTCCACACCCACCTCCAACCCTTACAGGCCAACGGAGCAGGCATCGACTCGCGACCAGCTAAACGAGACATACCACCCTCCTCCCGAACCAGTGCCAAACACGGAAAACGACAACAGCGAAGACTACAGTATGGACAACATAAGAGAGCCAAAATACTACGAGTTGGAAGGGCCAGACTCCCCGTATGACTTTGAGGAAGGGGGAACTGAAGGTAAGGGAAAGGGGAAGGAAGTGTACTTAGAGTCCAATCCACCAGCCTTGGAACAGGTGGGGTCAACAGTAGTGTAG
- the LOC136438964 gene encoding uncharacterized protein: protein MDGTNRKKEDLRRAVQKRYQHLIYEEATGGANNSAHQAKYGVTQRQDLLRLAKEYLACIEHNEKFILVPFNNLVVSALDYFDEGKVGFKKIAEVFRKLEQFGTNLILYPWRQEFKKIKTYTAVFWCQVNAVLPQSAEDVLPLLGYSKKNNVFVLQRVPPEEKLLTVAVDLFLCQAESLVMEDVYNEMSGRGFLPRQVVRARELMVGDRIECANFMKKQMRPDSTPQSSKAKGESLKIMQDISSSSGRQHRDSEGGTREKSDRSSASSRDIPQLTTVQSRTRGSTKSTLGYSSLGSRAQGSTTLSHPEKKDREKPGSWDESWTTKHDLGVDGAEDLFLVDEAQIRQSFDIRYPPADDIHGLPTTHDEHIMASMAEVFGPEDIESPGQTTKTTHVPDTTGNVPYRAELYKSDYNRYLLDVASLSKGHTAGSVPQPPPVHYPPHGIAVNPPDLSRHLGGDLLHDLQTDTVRGYEVMPMSNQLNCFPAEPMGLPDGETARLPRESSWQTKDMSSSRPYKGQEALIHLVPGKTAEDVEDGQGDQQNFREQPAGRRRGSLYDNVDGPEGATTTLPGSGGKTSPQFVNHVKSSSPDKIQSRPKNSHWTCWYCNASNEVTTHLCMRCGTNNKDGQSNSSFGKITEKPGQGKNWSCYYCTTINSASSIVCAECGKSRFPGAEARPLNIGGRQCQVCTFVNHPSATKCSVCNELLTSASGTCI from the exons ATGGACGGAACAAATCGTAAGAAGGAGGACCTGCGTCGGGCCGTTCAGAAACGGTACCAGCATCTCATCTACGAGGAGGCCACTGGAGGAGCGAACAACAGCGCTCACCAGGCCAAATATGGAGTCACTCAGAGACAGGACCTTCTCAGGCTGGCTAAGGAGTATCTGGCCTGTATTGAACACAACGAAAAGTTTATTTTAGTTCCATTTAATAACTTGGTTGTTTCAGCACTTGATTACTTTGATGAAGGGAAAGTGGGCTTCAAGAAGATTGCTGAAGTGTTTAGGAAGCTTGAACAATTTGGAACAAATCTGATTCTCTATCCCTGGCGTCAGGAGTTTAAGAAAATTAAG ACCTACACAGCAGTGTTCTGGTGCCAGGTCAATGCTGTGTTGCCCCAGTCAGCTGAGGATGTGTTGCCACTGTTGGGATACAGCAAGAAAAATAATGTCTTTGTTCTCCAGAGGGTGCCACCAGAGGAAAAG TTGCTGACAGTAGCTGTAGACCTGTTCCTGTGTCAGGCTGAGAGCCTGGTCATGGAGGATGTGTATAATGAGATGAGTGGCAGAGGTTTCTTACCCAGGCAGGTGGTGCGGGCAAGAGAGCTCATG GTTGGGGACCGTATTGAATgtgcaaatttcatgaaaaaGCAGATGAGGCCAGACAGCACTCCACAGTCGTCAAAAGCCAAGGGAGAAAGCCTCAAGATCATGCAAGACATCTCCAGCAGCAGCGGTAGACAACATAGAGACAGTGAAGGAGGGACTAGGGAAAAATCTGACAGAAGTAGTGCTAGTAGCCGCGATATTCCCCAGTTAACGACTGTCCAGTCAAGAACTAGAGGATCAACTAAGAGTACCTTGGGGTACTCTAGTTTAGGGTCAAGAGCCCAGGGGTCAACAACTCTAAGTCACCCGGaaaagaaagacagagagaaacCAGGGAGCTGGGACGAATCTTGGACAACAAAACATGACTTGGGGGTGGATGGGGCAGAAGATTTGTTCCTTGTCGATGAAGCACAGATAAGACAGTCCTTTGATATCAGGTACCCTCCGGCCGATGACATCCACGGTCTCCCAACAACTCATGATGAACACATCATGGCCAGCATGGCTGAGGTATTTGGGCCTGAAGACATAGAAAGTCCAGGACAGACAACCAAGACTACGCATGTGCCAGACACAACAGGAAATGTACCATACAGAGCAGAGCTGTATAAGTCTGACTACAATAGATATCTGTTGGATGTAGCCAGCTTGAGCAAAGGTCACACAGCAGGTTCAGTGCCACAGCCTCCCCCTGTGCACTACCCCCCACACGGGATAGCTGTGAACCCCCCTGACCTGTCCCGGCATCTTGGAGGGGACTTACTACATGACCTTCAAACTGACACCGTCAGGGGTTATGAGGTAATGCCAATGTCAAATCAGCTAAACTGTTTCCCAGCTGAGCCCATGGGATTACCTGATGGGGAAACGGCACGGCTTCCCAGGGAAAGCAGCTGGCAAACAAAGGACATGTCATCATCCAGACCATATAAAGGCCAGGAGGCATTGATCCACCTTGTGCCAGGAAAAACAGCTGAAGATGTAGAGGACGGCCAAGGTGATCAGCAGAACTTCAGAGAACAACCGGCCGGAAGAAGACGGGGCAGTCTCTATGACAACGTTGACGGTCCAGAAGGTGCAACAACAACCCTTCCTGGTTCAGGGGGCAAGACAAGTCCTCAGTTTGTTAATCATGTCAAGTCTTCCAGTCCAGACAAGATTCAAAGCAGGCCAAAAAACAGTCACTGGACATGTTGGTATTGTAATGCAAGCAATGAAGTCACAACTCATTTGTGCATGCGATGTGGCACAAACAACAAAGACGGCCAAAGCAACAGCAGTTTTGGGAAAATAACTGAAAAGCCAGGCCAAGGGAAGAACTGGTCCTGCTATTACTGCACTACTATCAACTCTGCCAGCAGCATTGTGTGCGCGGAGTGCGGGAAAAGCCGATTCCCTGGCGCTGAAGCCCGGCCTTTAAATATCGGTGGGCGCCAGTGTCAAGTATGCACTTTTGTGAATCACCCTTCTGCAACCAAATGCTCAGTATGCAATGagctccttacatctgcttctGGCACCTGCATTTAA